The Lactuca sativa cultivar Salinas chromosome 2, Lsat_Salinas_v11, whole genome shotgun sequence genome includes a window with the following:
- the LOC111916201 gene encoding uncharacterized protein LOC111916201 gives MPSVSNPNATPQTLITNQSIPSVSNATSQTQCSNQPNDNVDLKDLPKDPTDRPLITSYKPNIRDDVRRAYLLQGPCQVRAHKFPKKIGDRFRRFVPSWFDDFDWLEYSVKKDSAYCLYCYLCGDLMGQKGGRDAFVSQGFDTWNKKDAFWTHVGGIDSFHNKAKEKCEFLMREKHAINVVLRRQTEAEDHKYKARLRVSIIVVRLLLKTGLPFRGHDESVNSENRGLYIEVLKAIRETSEDIFNNTLENAPKNNQLISPKIQKELVQCFAQEVLLSIREEIGQDVFALLVNESSDVSKKEQMAIVLRYVDTLGFVKERFIGLVHVKDTSSLTLKNAINEVLTSNKLSFSQIRGQGYDGASNMRGEFNVVAVAKKHDGVSDFFEQISLVVNVVCASCKKKDLLREQARERVQKGLCSGELETGRGLNQETTLVRVGETRWGSHFNTLTSLMKLFADVSVVLDFVKEEGGSLANRQQASGILAYFKSYEFVFYLHMMYDILHLTGTLSKQLQRKDLDILEAASMVRGTMVTLQSFRNIGFASILPKVSSFCETHEIDTLDMEELYIGARNRRTTKTNRFHFEVEIFNTVVDMQLTEYRDRFSETSTQLLEYMGALSPCDSFAQFDKSKLLKLGKLYKYDFDDSDMIDLEGQLEIFYHSRIKDERFASLKGIFDLSRLMASKIVLNHLESLRNRISIGVDLEEKMTRGFRAFPDSLWVKMVKVIHGKHGLLDNPNCYKGHDLVWVNVIKVVDVLWLGDTPLKMQFLRIYALEQDKQILVSLKMLQEGLLASLRCQPRGGTKRAQYDQLLQFVGLGFALFV, from the exons ATGCCTTCCGTTTCTAATCCTAATGCAACTCCACAAACACTAATCACCAATCAATCAATCCCTTCGGTTTCTAATGCAACTTCACAAACACAATGCTCTAACCAACCTAATGATAATGTTGACTTGAAAGATCTTCCAAAGGACCCGACGGATAGGCCATTGATTACAAGCTACAAACCAAATATAAGAGATGATGTAAGAAGAGCATATTTGCTTCAAGGACCGTGTCAAGTAAGGGCACATAAGTTTCCTAAAAAAATAGGTGATAGATTTAGAAGATTCGTTCCTTCATGGTTTGATGACTTTGATTGGTTGGAATATAGTGTGAAAAAGGATAGTGCATATTGTTTATATTGTTATTTGTGTGGGGACCTCATGGGACAAAAAGGAGGGAGAGATGCATTTGTTTCTCAAGGTTTTGATACTTGGAATAAAAAAGATGCATTTTGGACTCATGTGGGTGGTATTGATAGTTTTCACAACAAAGCAAAAGAAAAGTGTGAGTTTTTAATGAGGGAAAAACATGCTATCAATGTAGTCTTGAGGAGGCAAACCGAAGCAGAGGATCATAAATATAAAGCTCGATTACGTGTTTCTATTATTGTTGTTAGACTTTTATTGAAAACCGGTTTACCGTTTCGTGGTCATGACGAGTCGGTTAACTCGGAAAATAGAGGGCTATACATTGAAGTGTTAAAAGCCATTCGAGAGACTAGTGAAGATATTTTCAACAATACTTTAGAAAATGCTCCAAAAAACAATCAACTAATTTCCCCTAAAATTCAAAAAGAACTTGTGCAATGTTTTGCACAAGAAGTACTTTTGAGTATTCGTGAAGAGATTGGTCAAGATGTTTTTGCTTTACTAGTTAATGAATCTAGTGATGTTTCAAAAAAGGAACAAATGGCTATTGTTTTGCGTTATGTCGATACTCTTGGCTTTGTGAAAGAAAGATTCATAGGTCTAGTGCATGTGAAGGATACATCTTCTTTGACACTCAAAAACGCCATAAATGAAGTACTTACAAGTAATAAGTTGAGTTTTAGTCAG atAAGAGGACAAGGTTATGATGGGGCTAGCAATATGCGAGGGGAATTCAATG TTGTGGCTGTAGCAAAGAAGCATGATGGTGTTAGTGACTTTTTTGAGCAAATTTCGTTGGTGGTTAATGTAGTTTGTGCATCGTGTAAAAAAAAAGACTTACTACGAGAGCAAGCAAGAGAAAGGGTGCAAAAAGGCTTGTGTAGTGGTGAACTTGAAACCGGAAGAGGGTTAAATCAAGAGACTACACTTGTTCGAGTGGGAGAAACAAGATGGGGTTCACATTTCAACACACTCACAAGTTTGATGAAGTTATTTGCGGATGTTTCTGTAGTTTTAGATTTTGTGAAAGAGGAGGGAGGGTCATTGGCAAACCGTCAACAAGCATCTGGAATCTTAGCATATTTTAAATCATATGAGTTCGTGTTTTACTTACATATGATGTATGACATTTTACACCTCACGGGTACATTGTCAAAGCAACTTCAAAGAAAAGATCTAGACATTTTAGAAGCGGCTTCGATGGTTAGAGGGACAATGGTGACATTGCAATCTTTTAGAAACATAGGGTTTGCTAGCATTTTGCCAAAAGTATCCTCTTTTTGTGAAACACACGAAATTGATACTTTGGATATGGAAGAGTTGTATATTGGTGCGAGAAACCGTAGGACTACAAAGACTAATAGGTTTCATTTTGAGGTTGAAATCTTCAACACGGTGGTAGATATGCAACTTACAGAATATCGGGATCGATTTAGTGAAACAAGCACCCAATTACTAGAATACATGGGTGCTTTGAGCCCTTGTGATTCATTTGCACAATTTGACAAATCAAAGTTATTGAAGTTGGGTAAGTTATACAAGTATGACTTTGATGATTCAGATATGATAGACCTTGAAGGACAACTTGAGATATTTTATCACTCTCGCATCAAAGATGAGCGCTTCGCTAGTTTGAAAGGAATTTTCGACCTTTCTCGTTTGATG GCGTCGAAGATTGTTCTTAATCATCTTGAATCTTTGAGAAACAGGATTTCCATAGGGGTTGATTTGGAAGAAAAAATGACGAGG GGGTTTCGTGCTTTTCCCGACTCTCTTTGGGTTAAGATGGTTAAGGTTATTCATGGAAAACATGGCTTACTGGACAATCCTAACTGTTATAAGGGCCATGATTTGGTTTGGGTTAATGTCATTAAGGTGGTG GATGTTTTGTGGCTTGGAGATACCCCTCTCAAAATGCAGTTCCTGCGAATTTATGCTTTGGAACAAGATAAGCAAATTTTAGTATCTTTAAAAATGCTTCAAGAAGGTTTATTGGCATCCTTGAGGTGTCAACCAAGAGGTGGTACGAAAAGGGCTCAATATGACCAACTTCTTCAATTTGTTGGACTCGGTTTTGCTCTTTTCGTTTAA